From Paenibacillus graminis, a single genomic window includes:
- a CDS encoding GtrA family protein, whose amino-acid sequence MSDRQLNAGFIQFLKFNAVGVLNTLIDFAVFTLLHSLGMLNTPAQIISYSAGTANSFIWNKKVTFRDQDRGSKDGFDRMQLVRFIILNLIVLGISVLLMHLLTDRFGIQVLVAKVLVTIVTVVINFFGSRKWVF is encoded by the coding sequence ATGTCAGATAGACAGCTTAATGCAGGGTTCATCCAGTTTTTAAAATTTAATGCCGTAGGTGTGCTGAATACCTTGATTGATTTTGCCGTCTTTACCCTGCTGCATTCACTGGGAATGTTGAATACTCCGGCACAGATCATTTCTTACAGCGCCGGTACGGCCAATAGTTTCATATGGAACAAGAAGGTGACCTTTCGGGATCAGGACCGGGGAAGCAAGGACGGTTTTGACCGGATGCAACTGGTAAGGTTTATAATACTGAACCTGATTGTGCTGGGCATATCGGTCCTGCTTATGCATTTGCTGACAGACCGCTTCGGTATTCAGGTGCTGGTTGCCAAAGTGCTGGTTACTATAGTAACCGTAGTGATCAATTTCTTCGGAAGCCGGAAGTGGGTATTTTAA
- a CDS encoding class D sortase, translated as MRKFSYLIILAGILIMLYPKANEWYNDWQQQKLLEEAEQAYSEITPSPSPQSDLHKQYAEVTQLLAEESSEGDLAKATEAPAPEVKLGGKITGIIQISKINLKLPVLEGATKANMKHAAAHMKETAAIGQVGNAAIAAHRSRTAGRLFNRLNEVEVGDTISVQTKEQDYQYVVYDISIVEPTDVSVLNGHNDDKILTLITCDPLVNPTHRLIIHARLP; from the coding sequence ATGCGCAAGTTCTCTTACTTGATTATTCTTGCCGGGATTCTGATTATGCTGTACCCCAAAGCAAATGAATGGTACAACGACTGGCAGCAGCAGAAGCTGCTGGAGGAAGCGGAACAGGCATACAGTGAGATTACGCCTTCACCGTCACCGCAGTCAGATTTGCACAAACAATACGCTGAAGTCACCCAGCTTCTCGCTGAGGAATCCTCTGAGGGTGACCTGGCGAAAGCGACAGAAGCCCCGGCTCCCGAAGTTAAGCTGGGCGGCAAGATCACAGGCATTATCCAGATCAGCAAAATCAATTTGAAGCTGCCTGTACTGGAAGGGGCAACCAAAGCCAACATGAAACATGCTGCCGCCCATATGAAGGAGACCGCTGCTATTGGGCAGGTTGGCAATGCTGCGATTGCCGCACACAGATCAAGAACTGCAGGCAGGCTTTTTAACAGACTCAATGAAGTTGAGGTCGGTGATACTATATCCGTACAAACAAAGGAACAGGATTACCAATACGTAGTATATGATATTTCAATTGTAGAGCCTACGGATGTTTCCGTATTAAATGGACATAACGATGATAAGATACTCACTCTGATTACCTGCGATCCATTGGTCAATCCGACGCATCGCCTGATTATTCATGCCAGATTGCCTTAA
- a CDS encoding MFS transporter, protein MAAVQQRNVEAQTVAAQGEKGGSRFFFLIIVFMFWFSSYIYVPVLSPYVEHLGASYVMVGAVLGVYGLMQILFRLPIGIGSDVLNRRRPFIYLGLFASGASCLLFLAGADPGWALAARAVSGIAASAWVVYSVMFAGYFPKEETGRAMGMLQFTTVIAQLASMMISGYVAEHWGWNAPFIIGSVVAAAALLLAFRLPEQQQDKRENSIQIKDLAEVIKEPLLVKVSLLSVLAHCVLFITMFGYTPNQALAIGADKESLGWLTLAFMLPHAAATLYGSRWFGRLLGDQGTLLLGFAGSALFTLLIPSMPTLAALCATQVGNGFMQGLIFPLLLGKSVSGVAPFKRATAMGFYQAVYAIGMSGGPFVAGWMSSAYGLKGGFWLGGIAAVLAALLSWIWIREAGKSGGQAQRSERRLET, encoded by the coding sequence GTGGCGGCAGTTCAGCAGCGTAATGTTGAAGCACAAACGGTGGCAGCCCAGGGGGAAAAGGGCGGGAGCCGGTTTTTCTTTTTGATAATTGTCTTTATGTTCTGGTTCTCTTCTTACATTTATGTACCGGTGCTCTCGCCGTATGTGGAGCATTTGGGAGCCTCTTATGTAATGGTTGGGGCAGTGCTTGGTGTGTATGGGCTGATGCAGATTCTATTCCGGCTGCCGATCGGCATTGGTTCGGATGTTCTGAACCGGCGCAGGCCTTTTATCTACCTGGGACTGTTCGCCAGCGGCGCAAGCTGCTTGCTGTTCCTGGCGGGTGCGGACCCTGGCTGGGCGCTTGCCGCACGGGCGGTTTCCGGAATTGCAGCATCGGCTTGGGTAGTTTACTCGGTGATGTTTGCCGGATATTTTCCGAAGGAGGAAACTGGAAGGGCGATGGGCATGCTGCAGTTTACCACGGTGATTGCACAATTGGCGAGCATGATGATCAGCGGGTATGTAGCAGAGCACTGGGGCTGGAACGCCCCGTTTATTATCGGTAGTGTGGTGGCTGCGGCTGCGCTGCTGCTTGCGTTCCGTTTGCCGGAACAACAGCAGGACAAGCGGGAAAATTCAATTCAGATCAAAGACCTGGCTGAGGTGATCAAGGAGCCGCTGCTGGTCAAAGTGTCGCTTTTATCCGTACTGGCGCATTGTGTATTGTTTATTACGATGTTCGGGTATACCCCGAATCAGGCGCTTGCTATCGGTGCGGATAAGGAAAGCCTCGGCTGGCTCACTTTAGCTTTTATGCTGCCCCATGCGGCAGCAACATTATATGGTTCCCGCTGGTTCGGAAGGCTGCTCGGTGACCAGGGAACACTGCTGCTTGGGTTTGCCGGAAGTGCACTGTTTACGCTGCTCATCCCTTCGATGCCGACACTTGCTGCCCTGTGCGCGACCCAGGTGGGGAATGGCTTTATGCAGGGGCTGATTTTTCCTTTGCTGCTGGGCAAATCAGTCTCCGGGGTGGCACCGTTCAAACGGGCAACGGCAATGGGGTTCTACCAGGCGGTGTATGCCATCGGTATGTCTGGCGGTCCTTTTGTGGCGGGCTGGATGAGCTCGGCCTATGGATTGAAAGGCGGGTTCTGGCTGGGAGGTATCGCCGCTGTGCTGGCTGCATTGCTCTCCTGGATATGGATCAGGGAAGCAGGCAAGAGCGGCGGCCAAGCCCAAAGATCGGAGCGGAGACTTGAAACATAA
- a CDS encoding DNA topoisomerase III yields the protein MKVLVLAEKPSVAREIARVMGCGNKQKSYIEGPKYVVTWALGHLVGLAEPEDYNNKYANWALEDLPILPEKAKLKVLRETGQQYKAVQQLMKRQDIEELIVATDAAREGELLARWIMNMAGWKKPFRRLWISSQTDKAIKEGFASLRPGREFDRLYESARCRAEADWMIGLNVTRALTCKFGAPLSAGRVQTPTLGMIMDRENEITGFRSQEYDLLTADFGSFQAGWRAQGGDGRIFERDKTAKLKERLTGRSGRIAKVQKSEKSEPHPLAYDLTELQRDANRKFGFSAKQTSSVLQRLYEQHKLVTYPRTDSRYLTSDMTGTLKERLDSVAVGPYAALARPLLRKPLPITKRVVDDSKVSDHHAIIPTEQTVLLNQLSAEERKLYDLIVRRFISLFYPAARYDAVAVTVNVDGEVFHVKGTTVKDAGWREVYGGDLSSDDEEENSADEPAASSVKLPELREGEAVTVQRCLIRPGRTQPPKRYNEASLLTQMEKHGLGTPATRADIIEKLVSSDTIERQGNLLHPTGKGKQLIGLVAGQLRTPELTARWEAELEKIARGQGRPEPFLQGIRGMAQELVSGVKNSGAEYKPHNVSNSHCPNCGTRLLEKKTKRGKLLVCPADDCGYTRAGEKQLSNRRCPQCHKKMELKEGKAGRYVQCLGCGITETIDKDQKHINKREQQKLVQQYSKPESVGSNLGELLKAAMEAKEKGK from the coding sequence ATGAAGGTATTGGTACTTGCCGAGAAGCCGTCGGTTGCGCGCGAGATTGCGCGGGTGATGGGCTGTGGAAACAAACAAAAGAGTTATATTGAAGGACCAAAATATGTGGTTACCTGGGCATTGGGGCATTTAGTGGGCCTGGCGGAGCCGGAGGACTATAACAATAAATATGCCAACTGGGCACTGGAGGATTTGCCGATTCTGCCGGAGAAGGCCAAGCTGAAGGTGCTGCGGGAGACGGGCCAGCAGTACAAGGCCGTGCAGCAGCTGATGAAGCGGCAGGACATAGAGGAACTGATTGTGGCTACGGATGCTGCGCGTGAAGGCGAACTGCTGGCGCGTTGGATTATGAATATGGCTGGTTGGAAAAAGCCGTTCCGGCGGCTCTGGATCTCTTCGCAGACGGATAAGGCAATTAAGGAAGGATTCGCTTCACTCCGGCCGGGACGTGAGTTTGACCGGCTGTATGAATCGGCGCGCTGCCGTGCTGAGGCGGACTGGATGATCGGGCTAAATGTGACGCGGGCGTTGACCTGCAAGTTCGGTGCGCCGCTGTCTGCCGGGCGGGTGCAGACACCGACACTGGGCATGATTATGGACCGGGAAAATGAAATTACCGGCTTCCGTTCCCAGGAGTATGACTTGCTGACGGCTGATTTTGGCAGCTTCCAGGCCGGTTGGCGGGCCCAGGGCGGAGATGGGCGTATTTTTGAACGGGATAAAACAGCGAAACTGAAAGAAAGGCTCACGGGACGAAGCGGACGCATCGCCAAGGTGCAAAAAAGTGAGAAAAGTGAACCCCATCCGCTGGCTTATGATCTCACAGAGCTGCAGCGCGATGCGAACCGCAAGTTCGGTTTCTCGGCTAAGCAAACCTCAAGTGTGCTTCAGCGGCTGTATGAACAGCATAAGCTGGTGACTTATCCGCGTACGGACAGCCGGTATCTGACGTCGGATATGACAGGCACGCTCAAAGAAAGGCTGGACAGCGTAGCTGTTGGGCCTTATGCGGCACTGGCAAGACCACTGCTGCGTAAGCCGCTGCCGATCACCAAGCGGGTTGTGGATGACAGCAAGGTGAGCGATCACCATGCAATCATTCCTACGGAGCAGACTGTACTTCTCAATCAGCTAAGTGCTGAGGAGCGCAAGCTCTATGATCTGATTGTGCGCCGGTTCATCAGCTTGTTCTATCCTGCAGCCCGTTATGATGCGGTGGCGGTGACGGTAAACGTTGATGGAGAAGTTTTTCATGTCAAAGGCACAACGGTAAAAGATGCGGGCTGGCGTGAGGTTTACGGCGGGGATCTGAGCAGCGATGACGAGGAAGAGAACAGCGCAGATGAACCGGCGGCAAGCAGTGTGAAGCTCCCCGAGCTGCGTGAAGGGGAAGCTGTTACCGTGCAGCGTTGCCTCATCCGGCCAGGCCGGACGCAGCCGCCGAAGCGCTACAATGAAGCTTCACTCCTGACTCAGATGGAGAAGCATGGGTTAGGAACACCGGCTACACGTGCAGACATTATTGAGAAGCTAGTCAGCTCCGATACGATTGAGCGTCAGGGCAATCTGCTGCACCCCACAGGAAAGGGCAAGCAGCTGATCGGACTGGTGGCAGGACAGCTGCGCACACCGGAGCTGACCGCGCGCTGGGAGGCTGAGCTGGAGAAGATCGCCCGCGGACAGGGGCGTCCGGAGCCTTTTCTGCAGGGCATCCGAGGCATGGCACAGGAGCTGGTGTCCGGTGTGAAGAATAGCGGGGCGGAATACAAGCCGCATAATGTCTCGAACAGCCATTGCCCCAACTGTGGAACAAGATTGCTGGAGAAGAAGACCAAGCGCGGCAAGCTGCTGGTCTGCCCGGCAGATGACTGCGGCTATACCCGTGCAGGGGAGAAACAGTTATCTAACCGCCGGTGCCCGCAGTGCCATAAGAAGATGGAGCTGAAAGAGGGCAAAGCCGGGCGCTATGTCCAATGCCTCGGTTGTGGAATTACCGAGACAATAGATAAGGACCAAAAGCATATTAACAAACGTGAGCAGCAGAAGCTCGTGCAGCAGTACAGCAAACCGGAAAGTGTAGGTTCTAACCTGGGTGAGCTGCTCAAAGCAGCGATGGAAGCCAAGGAGAAGGGCAAATAA
- a CDS encoding transglutaminase-like domain-containing protein translates to MKKFFFSLLTLFVVATSVQTGSAEAASTDSGWLNTSQLNQGVIAVSYEVPKDKRIKLMITKDNNSYTYNLYASKPNETFPLQQGNGSYKVSVLENTTGNKYKVISSETVDLSLSNANTVYLSSVQNVKWSSSDKSVLKAAQLTQGLTTDEQKVKAIYNYIVSNVKYDYSLASSVTTDYIPNNDNTLATKKGICYDYASLFATMLRSQGIPTKLVMGNTSYVTSYHAWNEVLLDGKWVTIDTTVDAGLGKNNKDTGLIKVASKYSAAKFY, encoded by the coding sequence ATGAAGAAGTTCTTTTTTTCGTTGTTAACATTGTTTGTAGTTGCCACTTCCGTTCAGACAGGCTCAGCTGAAGCCGCCAGTACTGACTCAGGCTGGTTGAATACATCACAATTGAATCAAGGAGTTATCGCTGTTTCCTATGAAGTTCCTAAGGACAAGCGTATTAAGCTCATGATCACTAAGGACAACAACAGCTACACATATAACCTCTATGCCTCTAAGCCCAATGAGACCTTCCCGCTGCAGCAAGGTAACGGTTCTTATAAAGTTTCTGTTCTGGAGAACACTACCGGCAACAAATACAAAGTGATATCCTCCGAAACCGTAGACCTCAGCTTGAGCAATGCAAACACCGTATACTTGAGCTCCGTACAGAATGTGAAATGGAGTTCTTCCGATAAATCAGTTCTGAAGGCCGCTCAGCTTACTCAGGGCCTGACCACTGATGAACAAAAGGTAAAAGCAATTTACAACTACATCGTTTCTAATGTGAAATATGACTATAGCTTGGCTTCCAGTGTTACGACCGACTACATCCCTAACAATGACAATACTCTGGCTACCAAAAAGGGGATTTGCTACGATTATGCTTCATTGTTTGCAACTATGCTTCGCAGTCAAGGCATACCTACCAAATTGGTCATGGGGAATACCAGCTATGTGACTTCATACCATGCCTGGAATGAAGTTCTGCTTGACGGCAAATGGGTGACTATCGACACTACAGTCGATGCCGGCTTGGGCAAGAACAACAAAGATACAGGATTAATAAAAGTAGCAAGCAAATATTCTGCAGCGAAGTTTTATTAA
- a CDS encoding RNA polymerase sigma factor encodes MEQRDPGAQVSPTLVDEAINQVRAGDREAFAIIIRAFERQIYTYCYYILKSREEAEDAVQDIFVKVYRELERYRKLESFSAWLYKVAYHHCLDQIRKRKRRSRLLSLYKEQHPKAYSDPSDEGPVQLLMGSLSAEESNLLILKVVEQYSFEEMGKIMGCNPAALRKKFERLRKKLVQQKMNEGGNPHGKVAKSH; translated from the coding sequence TTGGAACAACGAGACCCCGGGGCCCAAGTGAGTCCAACGCTGGTTGATGAAGCCATAAATCAGGTGCGTGCAGGAGACCGTGAGGCTTTTGCAATTATAATCCGGGCCTTTGAAAGGCAGATATATACCTATTGTTATTACATTTTGAAGAGTCGGGAAGAAGCTGAGGATGCGGTTCAAGATATTTTTGTGAAAGTGTATCGGGAGCTTGAGCGCTATAGGAAACTAGAATCTTTTTCTGCCTGGCTGTATAAAGTGGCCTACCATCATTGTCTTGACCAGATTCGAAAACGTAAGCGGCGCAGCCGTCTGTTATCCCTGTATAAAGAGCAGCACCCGAAGGCTTATTCTGATCCTAGTGATGAAGGGCCGGTACAGTTATTGATGGGCAGTTTATCAGCCGAGGAAAGTAATCTGCTGATCCTCAAGGTTGTAGAACAGTACAGCTTCGAGGAGATGGGGAAAATTATGGGCTGTAATCCTGCTGCCCTGCGGAAGAAATTTGAACGACTGCGTAAAAAGCTGGTCCAGCAGAAGATGAATGAAGGAGGAAACCCTCATGGAAAAGTGGCAAAATCCCACTGA
- a CDS encoding acyl-[acyl-carrier-protein] thioesterase, which yields MDNLTHLIWTEQHSVHASDTDYRSQGKLAFVLDMMQRAADSAVGGLGVSLEQMLETGIGWMLITLELEFKRMPRSKDLLTIHTWSKGTKGALWQRDYRIFDGNQMEIANARSLWALVDIAKRKILRPSALPAKVEHYNGDSVGGMPQKVRIPPELSLVEAYRYQVRYSGLDNNSHLNNARYGELCTDTLSLKEWEQLELASFRISYLQEATFGDEIVILRTPITDQGMFVRGHSGGTVFFEACLKFVL from the coding sequence ATGGATAACCTTACTCATCTTATATGGACCGAGCAGCATTCCGTGCATGCAAGCGATACAGATTACCGTTCCCAGGGAAAGCTGGCTTTTGTGTTGGATATGATGCAGCGCGCGGCAGATTCAGCAGTGGGCGGGTTAGGTGTGAGCCTGGAGCAGATGCTGGAGACTGGAATAGGCTGGATGCTGATTACTTTGGAACTTGAATTCAAGCGTATGCCGCGTTCGAAAGACCTTTTGACTATACATACGTGGAGTAAAGGAACCAAAGGGGCGCTCTGGCAGCGCGATTACCGGATTTTCGACGGCAACCAAATGGAAATCGCTAATGCCCGTTCGCTCTGGGCGCTTGTCGATATTGCCAAACGAAAGATACTTCGTCCCTCTGCCCTTCCGGCGAAGGTGGAGCACTATAATGGCGATTCCGTGGGTGGCATGCCGCAAAAGGTCAGAATTCCCCCAGAGCTTTCATTGGTGGAAGCCTATCGCTACCAGGTACGTTACAGCGGGCTGGATAATAATAGCCATTTGAATAATGCGCGTTATGGCGAACTATGCACGGATACGCTGTCACTGAAAGAGTGGGAGCAGTTGGAATTGGCCAGCTTCCGGATAAGCTATTTGCAGGAGGCTACATTTGGGGATGAGATAGTGATTTTGCGGACGCCCATAACAGATCAGGGAATGTTCGTACGAGGGCATAGCGGGGGAACTGTTTTTTTTGAAGCTTGTCTTAAGTTTGTTTTGTAG
- a CDS encoding DUF4179 domain-containing protein has product MEKWQNPTDSQKTEDIRQALRDHKMPVDSYSSQIMKRIGELDVEKRKSTKRGSNVLKKTLFAASSAAALGAGIIGTGFVSPVMADTLKQIPIVGNVFKIVEDKGLKAAADKGLSTVPNQSVTHDGVTLKITNAYYDGSRLALAFEREGIDNEEMLGKITIEPIKFDPAVKEKHANTILDQSVKGLLGLPIVKLPDGKEISYGSGSTGDVKGQKNTLLYDLRNLNNTAAFGDEFVLSVSVPVTQVAEPFEFKVPLKKVTEGIVRLDLNQTKTTGEFSYTIKKLELTPATSRLVVDQEGKIPSSPKPAAGYSVSEMFYELSDDQGTAFTSSGSFLLPAIVYPIVDRDFDPFPQGTKKITVKPFTYSIDHNLEPLMDAEGNKVKTYYPELEQTIQIPQKNNK; this is encoded by the coding sequence ATGGAAAAGTGGCAAAATCCCACTGACAGCCAAAAGACGGAAGACATTCGTCAGGCTCTCAGAGATCATAAAATGCCGGTAGACAGCTACAGCAGTCAAATTATGAAACGAATAGGAGAACTGGATGTGGAGAAAAGAAAGTCAACGAAACGTGGCAGCAATGTGCTAAAGAAAACATTGTTTGCCGCATCCTCAGCCGCAGCTTTGGGAGCCGGGATCATTGGTACAGGTTTTGTATCGCCGGTTATGGCAGATACCTTGAAGCAAATCCCTATCGTGGGCAATGTATTTAAAATTGTAGAAGACAAGGGACTCAAAGCTGCGGCCGACAAGGGATTATCCACTGTTCCTAACCAAAGTGTCACCCATGATGGCGTGACCTTGAAGATTACAAACGCTTATTATGACGGATCAAGGCTGGCTCTGGCTTTTGAAAGGGAAGGCATTGATAATGAAGAGATGTTAGGGAAGATAACAATTGAACCTATAAAGTTTGATCCAGCCGTTAAAGAGAAACATGCAAATACAATTTTGGATCAGTCCGTAAAGGGGTTGTTGGGGCTGCCTATTGTAAAATTACCGGATGGAAAAGAAATATCGTATGGTTCTGGAAGCACAGGAGATGTTAAGGGGCAAAAGAACACTCTTCTGTATGATCTTAGAAATCTGAACAACACCGCAGCCTTTGGTGATGAATTCGTGTTAAGTGTAAGTGTGCCGGTTACACAAGTCGCAGAGCCTTTCGAATTTAAAGTGCCGTTGAAAAAAGTAACCGAAGGAATTGTCAGACTGGACCTGAACCAAACGAAAACCACAGGAGAATTCAGCTATACCATTAAAAAACTGGAACTGACCCCGGCGACGAGCAGATTGGTTGTTGACCAGGAGGGAAAAATTCCAAGCTCTCCGAAACCAGCGGCAGGATACAGTGTTTCTGAAATGTTCTATGAACTTTCGGATGACCAAGGCACAGCGTTTACTTCATCCGGGTCTTTCCTTCTGCCAGCCATAGTCTATCCAATAGTGGATCGGGACTTTGACCCCTTCCCGCAAGGTACAAAGAAAATTACAGTTAAGCCGTTCACGTATTCCATTGACCATAATCTTGAACCATTGATGGATGCTGAAGGGAACAAGGTGAAAACATACTACCCGGAACTGGAACAAACCATTCAAATTCCGCAAAAAAACAACAAATAG